CGCCTTCGGCGCCACGGACTTCGACGCCGCGGGCGCGTTGAAGTCGATGGTCAACGGCGCCACCCGCGTCCAGCAGGCCGGTGAGCGCGCCCTCGAGCGGCCCGGCCTGTCCGACTACCTGACGCTCGGCTACCACCCCAACAACGTCTCCGACATGCTCGAGGAGACGACGGCGGACTTCGGGATCGCGCAACTCGCCCAGCGTCTCGGGAACAAGGACGTCCACCAGCAGTTCATGGCCCGCGCGCAGTACTGGGAGAACGTCTACAACCCGGCGACGGGCTACCTGCAGACCCGGATGCGCGACGGCCAGTTCCTCTCGCCGTTCGATCCCGCGCAGTACCAGGAAATGCGCTACCAGGAAGGGAACGCGGCGCAGTACACGTGGATGGTGCCGTACGACGTCCGCGGCCTCTTCGACGCGATGGGCGGCGACGACGCCGTGAAGAAGCGGCTCGACTTCTTCTTCACGAAGCTGAACAGCGACGCCGACTCGCCGTACGCGTTCATGTCGAACGAGCCGTCGTTCGAGGTGCCGTGGGAGTACGCCTACGACGGCGCGCCGTCGAAGACGCAGGACATCGTGCGCCGCTCGGCGGAACTGCTGTTCAAGCCCACCGAGGACGGCCTGCCCGGCAACGACGACCTCGGCGCGACGTCCGCGTGGTACGTCTTCGCGGCACTCGGCATGTACCCGGAGGCGCCCGGGCGCGCCGAGATGGTGCTGGCCAGCCCGATGTTCCCGAAGATCACGCTGACGCGGGCGACCGGCCAGCGGATCACGATCACCGCGCCCGGCGCGTCCAGCTCGGTGAAGTACGTGAAGAGCCTGAAGGTGAACGGCCAGGCGAGCACGAAGCCGTGGCTGCCGGAGTCCTTCGCGGTGAACGGCGGGCGGCTCGACTTCACGCTCGGCGCGTCGCCGACGTCGTGGGGTTCCGGTGCGTCGGACGCGCCGCCGTCCTTCCGCGACGGCGAGGTGCCGGTGCGCGGGCGCGTCGGCCCGGGTCGCGTCGTCGCCGCACCCGGTGGGGCCGCGGCGACGGCCACGGTGACCGCCGAGGGCATCACCGGCCAGGGCACGGTGACGTGGCAGGCGAAGCCGCCGGCCGGGATCACCGTGACGCCGTCGAGCGGGACGCTCACGGTGGGCGCGCACGGGACGTCCTCCCAGCAGGTTCGCGTGACCGCCGCGGCCGGAACGCCGGACGCGTACACCAGCGTGCCGGTGAGCTTCGGCGGGCAGCAGGTGCCCGCGTACCTGCCGGTGACCGTCGGGACGCCGGGAACGCTGCACGCGGCGAACACGAACGTCGGCGTCACGGACGACAAGCTCGTCCAGTACGGCGACTTCGGCGAGACCGACCTCTACCCCGGCGGGTTCGCGTTCTCCTACTCCGCACAGGGCTTCGCCGCCAACGGCATCACGCCCGGCGGGAAGGTGACCGCCAACGGCCAGGAGTTCACTTGGCCGTCGAGTCCGACGGGGTCGCCGGACAACGTGATCGCTGCGGGGCAAACGCTTGCGGTGGCCGCTCCGGCGGGTGCGACGAAGCTGTCGTTCCTCGGCGCGGCGACCGGCGCGGACGCGCAGGGCCCGGTGACGGTCACCTACACCGACGGCTCGACGCAGCAGGCGTCCCTGGGCCTGTCGGAGTGGCTGTTGAAGGGCGGCGAGGAGACGCCGCAGTTCGGCAACACGGTCGTCGCGAAGGTGCCGTACGTGAACTCGGCGTTCCCGAGGTACATGTTCCGGCTGCAGCGGCCGTACACGTCGTACCTGTTCGCCACGGCCCCGATCGCCCTGGACCCGGTGAAGCAGGTTCGCAGCATCACCCTGCCGACGTCGACCGGCGCCGGCGCGGCCCACGTGTTCACCTACGCGGTGAGCTGACCCAAAGCCGTGAATGGCACATTGAGGGACTTAGAGTCCCTCAATGTGCCATTCAC
This genomic window from Amycolatopsis mongoliensis contains:
- a CDS encoding GH92 family glycosyl hydrolase, giving the protein MRRVVTAALVIPLVTAVASPALAETQSHDLAAYVNPFVGAKAGDTPETNTYAGDTFPGADVPFGMVQWSPDTPLQPKPPAGQGRYYAHDRDGGYAWEENKLRGFSLTHFNGAGCGGAAGDVPFLPFAGNLTTSPAVDATKYFPAFSHADESASPGYYKVTTGSGITTELTATQRSGMGRFTFPKNSPATLLIDVAQSAMGSDDASVTVDPAKRTVEGWVSSGHFCRGPNTYKVYFSASFDQPFTTSGTWQNAAVTPGGTSARGGDLSKETWDKQVVTADGGSGAYLTFDPAKPVQVRVGLSYVDAAGARLNVAAEQRHDSFETIKNNARRTWNDRLRQITVEGGTDAASRTFYTALYHTLLQPNVFSDVDGRYAGFDKAIHRAKPGHAQYANFSGWDTYRDEVQLLSMLAPHEAADMAQSMYNQANQAGGIWDRWSQNNDFMGVMGGDPYHSIIASTYAFGATDFDAAGALKSMVNGATRVQQAGERALERPGLSDYLTLGYHPNNVSDMLEETTADFGIAQLAQRLGNKDVHQQFMARAQYWENVYNPATGYLQTRMRDGQFLSPFDPAQYQEMRYQEGNAAQYTWMVPYDVRGLFDAMGGDDAVKKRLDFFFTKLNSDADSPYAFMSNEPSFEVPWEYAYDGAPSKTQDIVRRSAELLFKPTEDGLPGNDDLGATSAWYVFAALGMYPEAPGRAEMVLASPMFPKITLTRATGQRITITAPGASSSVKYVKSLKVNGQASTKPWLPESFAVNGGRLDFTLGASPTSWGSGASDAPPSFRDGEVPVRGRVGPGRVVAAPGGAAATATVTAEGITGQGTVTWQAKPPAGITVTPSSGTLTVGAHGTSSQQVRVTAAAGTPDAYTSVPVSFGGQQVPAYLPVTVGTPGTLHAANTNVGVTDDKLVQYGDFGETDLYPGGFAFSYSAQGFAANGITPGGKVTANGQEFTWPSSPTGSPDNVIAAGQTLAVAAPAGATKLSFLGAATGADAQGPVTVTYTDGSTQQASLGLSEWLLKGGEETPQFGNTVVAKVPYVNSAFPRYMFRLQRPYTSYLFATAPIALDPVKQVRSITLPTSTGAGAAHVFTYAVS